One genomic window of Pseudomonas chlororaphis subsp. piscium includes the following:
- a CDS encoding carboxymuconolactone decarboxylase family protein: MQPRIDFYTASPDALKAMIALETAVSKLPLEKSLIELVKLRASQINGCAFCVDMHTADARKSGETERRLYAVSVWRETPFFTDRERAALAWTESLTRLSETHAPDADYELLSSQFSPSEQVDLSLAIATINSWNRLAVGFRKMPQA; this comes from the coding sequence ATGCAACCGCGTATCGATTTCTACACCGCTTCGCCAGACGCCCTCAAAGCCATGATCGCCCTGGAAACCGCGGTCTCGAAACTGCCCCTGGAAAAGTCCCTGATCGAGTTGGTGAAGCTGCGCGCCTCGCAGATCAACGGCTGCGCCTTCTGCGTCGACATGCACACCGCCGACGCGCGCAAGAGCGGGGAAACCGAGCGCCGCCTGTACGCGGTCTCGGTCTGGCGCGAAACGCCGTTCTTCACCGACCGCGAGCGGGCCGCCCTGGCCTGGACCGAGTCCCTGACCCGGTTGAGCGAAACCCACGCGCCGGATGCCGACTACGAGCTGCTGAGCAGCCAGTTCAGCCCCAGCGAGCAGGTCGACCTGAGCCTGGCCATCGCCACCATCAATAGCTGGAACCGCCTGGCGGTGGGCTTCCGCAAAATGCCCCAGGCCTGA
- a CDS encoding mechanosensitive ion channel family protein produces the protein MSILFADHPLFAALVLLLLDMLLWRLIGARGGYWKLLVRVLIFTLYSVLLFNQGLNPMQAAPWPEDVPLHLAATGLQIGWWLFGARTLTVLLGTLMMQRVGHTGRLLQDLMGAVIFLIAIIAAMAYVLELPVKGVLATSGAVAIIVGLALQSTLSDVFSGIVLNTTKPYQLDDWISIDGTEGRVTDIDWRATRLQTSQGSMAVIPNSLAAKAKIINFSRPADMHGLSISLQVSPHARPQTVIEALERAMLGCRFLLPKPAPSVALKSSGNAGVEYEISGFVASMGQKREVRNQLFDLAFRHLQASGVSLLSSGESSVPGNLSRPRALLDSSSIFSTLRQEEKETFSQNMTLQTFRAGETILPAGEVSDHLLIIESGVVSVSLIRDGKPFEAGRMGPGEVIGEAGVADQATAADFSAKTFCTLYRIENEYLKPCLDARRDIHEAMKNLLDFRQHIAQTLTQETPRPVVKRGFMQWLRNRA, from the coding sequence ATGTCGATTCTGTTCGCCGACCACCCGTTGTTCGCCGCATTGGTGCTGCTCCTGCTGGACATGCTGCTGTGGCGCTTGATCGGCGCGCGGGGCGGTTACTGGAAGCTGCTGGTGCGGGTGCTGATCTTCACCCTGTACAGCGTGCTGCTGTTCAACCAGGGGCTGAACCCGATGCAGGCGGCGCCCTGGCCGGAGGACGTGCCGCTGCACCTGGCCGCCACCGGGTTGCAGATCGGTTGGTGGCTGTTCGGCGCGCGGACCCTGACGGTGTTGCTCGGCACCCTGATGATGCAACGGGTCGGGCATACCGGGCGGCTGTTGCAGGACCTGATGGGGGCGGTGATTTTCCTGATCGCCATCATCGCCGCCATGGCCTATGTGCTGGAGCTGCCGGTCAAGGGCGTGCTGGCCACCTCCGGCGCGGTGGCGATCATTGTCGGCCTGGCGTTGCAAAGCACCCTCAGCGACGTGTTCTCCGGCATCGTGCTGAACACCACCAAGCCCTATCAGCTCGATGACTGGATCTCCATCGACGGTACCGAAGGCCGGGTCACCGACATCGACTGGCGCGCCACCCGCTTGCAGACCTCCCAGGGCAGCATGGCGGTGATCCCCAACTCCCTGGCGGCCAAGGCCAAGATCATCAACTTCAGCCGTCCCGCCGATATGCACGGGCTGTCCATCAGCCTCCAGGTCAGCCCCCACGCGCGGCCGCAAACGGTGATCGAGGCGCTGGAACGGGCCATGCTCGGTTGCCGTTTCCTGCTTCCCAAGCCGGCCCCCAGCGTGGCCCTGAAAAGCTCGGGCAACGCCGGGGTGGAATACGAAATCAGCGGCTTCGTGGCCTCCATGGGGCAGAAGCGCGAGGTACGCAACCAGTTGTTCGACCTGGCCTTCCGTCACTTGCAGGCGTCTGGCGTCAGCCTGCTGTCCAGCGGTGAAAGCAGTGTGCCGGGCAACTTGTCGCGACCGCGGGCGCTGCTGGACAGCTCGAGCATTTTCTCCACCCTGCGCCAGGAAGAGAAGGAAACCTTCAGCCAGAACATGACCCTGCAGACCTTCCGCGCCGGCGAGACCATCCTGCCGGCGGGCGAGGTCAGCGATCACCTGCTGATTATCGAATCGGGCGTGGTTTCCGTCAGCCTGATCCGCGATGGCAAGCCCTTCGAGGCCGGGCGCATGGGGCCGGGCGAAGTGATAGGCGAGGCGGGGGTTGCCGATCAGGCAACCGCGGCGGACTTCTCGGCCAAGACCTTCTGCACCCTGTACCGCATCGAAAACGAATACCTCAAGCCGTGCCTGGACGCGCGGCGCGATATCCACGAGGCGATGAAAAACCTCCTGGATTTCCGCCAGCACATCGCCCAGACCCTGACCCAGGAAACCCCGCGACCGGTGGTGAAGAGAGGCTTCATGCAGTGGCTGCGCAACCGCGCCTGA
- the ycaC gene encoding isochorismate family cysteine hydrolase YcaC, producing the protein MTAAYKRLDKDNAAVLLVDHQAGLLSLVRDIDPDKFKNNVLALADLAKYFKLPTILTTSFETGPNGPLVPELKALFPDAPYIARPGQINAWDNEDFVKAIKATGKKQLIIAGVVTEVCVAFPALSALEEGFEVFVVTDASGTFNELTRDSAWNRMSTAGAQLMTWFGLACELHRDWRNDIEGLGTLFSNHIPDYRNLITSYTTLTSGK; encoded by the coding sequence ATGACTGCTGCCTACAAGCGTCTCGACAAAGACAACGCCGCCGTGCTGCTGGTGGATCACCAGGCCGGCCTGCTGTCCCTGGTGCGCGACATCGACCCGGACAAGTTCAAGAACAACGTGCTGGCCCTGGCCGACCTGGCCAAGTACTTCAAGCTGCCGACCATCCTCACCACCAGCTTCGAAACCGGCCCCAACGGCCCGCTGGTGCCTGAGCTCAAGGCATTGTTCCCGGACGCGCCGTACATTGCCCGGCCAGGGCAGATCAACGCTTGGGACAACGAGGACTTCGTCAAGGCGATCAAGGCCACCGGCAAGAAGCAACTGATCATCGCCGGCGTGGTGACCGAGGTTTGCGTGGCGTTCCCGGCGCTGTCGGCCCTGGAAGAAGGTTTCGAGGTGTTCGTGGTCACCGACGCCTCCGGCACCTTCAATGAGCTGACCCGCGATTCGGCCTGGAACCGCATGTCCACCGCCGGCGCCCAGCTGATGACCTGGTTCGGCCTGGCCTGCGAGCTGCACCGCGATTGGCGCAACGACATCGAGGGCCTGGGCACCTTGTTCTCCAACCACATCCCGGACTACCGCAACCTGATCACCAGCTACACCACCCTGACCTCCGGCAAATGA
- a CDS encoding isochorismatase family protein, which yields MNTLNAANFNGLKPTIDPNDAAMLLIDHQSGLFQIVKDMDVPQLRANAIALAKAATLLQMPVITTASVPQGPNGPLIPEIHQEAPHARYVARKGEINAWDNPEFRAAVEATGKKTLVIAGTLTSVCLAFPSIAAVHEGYKVFAVVDASGNHSRLATDLTIARLAQAGVVPIDIMATLSELQGSWNRPDAEQWAAVYAQAMPHYQLLIESYLKAQQVANEHEVLDSQR from the coding sequence ATGAACACCCTCAACGCGGCCAACTTCAATGGCCTGAAACCGACCATCGACCCCAACGATGCGGCAATGTTGCTGATCGACCACCAGAGCGGGCTGTTCCAGATCGTCAAGGACATGGACGTGCCGCAACTACGGGCCAATGCCATCGCCCTGGCGAAAGCCGCGACCCTGTTGCAGATGCCGGTGATCACCACGGCCTCGGTTCCCCAGGGGCCCAACGGCCCGCTGATCCCGGAAATCCACCAGGAGGCGCCCCATGCCCGGTACGTGGCGCGCAAAGGTGAAATCAACGCCTGGGACAACCCCGAGTTCCGGGCGGCGGTCGAGGCCACCGGCAAGAAAACCCTGGTAATCGCCGGCACCCTGACCAGCGTTTGCCTGGCATTCCCGTCGATCGCCGCGGTGCATGAAGGCTACAAGGTGTTCGCGGTGGTCGATGCCTCGGGCAACCATTCGCGGCTGGCCACTGATCTGACAATCGCCCGCCTGGCCCAGGCCGGGGTGGTCCCGATCGACATCATGGCTACGCTTTCTGAACTGCAGGGTTCGTGGAACCGCCCGGACGCCGAGCAGTGGGCCGCGGTCTACGCCCAGGCCATGCCGCACTATCAGTTGCTGATCGAGAGCTACCTCAAGGCCCAGCAAGTGGCGAATGAACACGAAGTGCTGGATTCCCAGCGCTGA